One region of Trichosurus vulpecula isolate mTriVul1 chromosome 1, mTriVul1.pri, whole genome shotgun sequence genomic DNA includes:
- the LOC118833470 gene encoding LOW QUALITY PROTEIN: aurora kinase A-like (The sequence of the model RefSeq protein was modified relative to this genomic sequence to represent the inferred CDS: inserted 1 base in 1 codon): protein MDKSKENSVSGPSSKTTIPLGEGPKRVPVTQLISSQNQLPASSGQAQRVLCSSNTLLVSSQXNVSSHKAIQTQQPQKSQPAPVIHPASRPPHSTLNTEQSQTPVSASTPGKGEPPRQINEETKKRQWALDDFEICRPLGKGKFGNVYLAREKQSKFILALKVLFKAQLEKAGVEHQLRREVEIQSHLRHPNILRLYGYFHDATRVYLILEYAPRGEVYRELQKLSKFDEQSTATYVTELADALSYCHSKKVIHRDIKPENLLLGSDGELKIADFGWSVHAPSSRRTTLCGTLDYLPPEMIEGRMHDEKVDLRSLGVLCYEFLVGKPPFEAETYQETYRSISKVEYKFPDFVTEGARDLISRLLKHNPYQRLTLKELLEHPWIIANSSKSPSSQKSKESNSAKS from the exons ATGGACAAATCTAAAGAAAACAGTGTTTCAGGACCTAGCAGCAAGACAACCATTCCACTTGGGGAAGGTCCAAAACGTGTGCCTGTGACTCAGCTGATTTCTTCTCAGAATCAGTTACCTGCAAGTAGTGGACAAGCTCAGCGAGTCTTATGTTCTTCAAATACTCTTCTAGTTTCTTCCC ACAATGTCTCTAGTCATAAAGCAATTCAGACTCAACAGCCACAGAAGTCACAACCAGCACCTGTAATTCATCCTGCCTCAAGACCACCACATAGTACTTTAAACACTGAGCAATCTCAGACACCAGTGTCTGCAAGCACTCCTGGAAAGGGAGAGCCACCAAGGCAGATAAACGAGGAAACCAAAAAAAGGCAGTGGGCATTGGATGACTTTGAAATTTGTCGCCCTTTGGGAAAAGGAAAGTTTGGAAATGTTTACTTGGCACGAGAGAAGCAAAGCAAGTTTATCCTGGCACTTAAAGTGCTTTTTAAGGCCCAACTGGAGAAAGCAGGAGTTGAACATCAGTTGAGGCGAGAAGTAGAAATACAGTCTCATCTTAGACATCCTAATATTCTGAGATTATATGGTTATTTTCATGATGCCACAAGAGTTTACCTAATTCTAGAATATGCACCTCGTGGAGAAGTCTATAGAGAGCTTCAAAAGCTTTCAAAGTTTGATGAACAAAGCACAGCTACTTATGTCACAGAGCTGGCAGATGCTTTATCATATTGCCACTCAAAAAAGGTGATTCATCGAGATATTAAGCCAGAGAATTTACTACTTGGATCAGACGGAGAGCTGAAGATTGCAGATTTTGGTTGGTCAGTTCATGCTCCATCATCTAGGAGGACAACTCTTTGTGGCACACTTGACTATCTACCTCCTGAGATGATTGAAGGCAGGATGCATGATGAAAAGGTAGATCTTCGGAGTCTTGGAGTTCTGTGCTATGAATTTCTAGTTGGAAAACCTCCCTTTGAAGCAGAAACATATCAAGAAACCTACAGAAGCATTTCAAAGGTTGAATATAAATTCCCTGACTTTGTAACAGAAGGGGCTAGAGATCTCATTTCAAGACTTCTGAAGCATAATCCTTACCAAAGGCTGACACTAAAGGAACTCCTTGAACATCCTTGGATCATAGCGAATTCTTCAAAATCACCAAGCAGCCAAAAAAGCAAAGAATCAAACAGTGCAAAATCTTAA